A genomic window from Quercus lobata isolate SW786 chromosome 10, ValleyOak3.0 Primary Assembly, whole genome shotgun sequence includes:
- the LOC115965152 gene encoding uncharacterized protein LOC115965152 gives MDEVTSTETSSQEVPNAECPLWQYVTKVEKPPGAAIKKGGNTYFKCNYCGVVYLGSYSRVKTHLLKIANKGRGPIPISPFRRQEGSDSTNPVDGKRRKVAGISPIEKAFQNTTRYELDSRIARIFYTGGLPFNFARNPYYRNFYAYAATHNIPGYVPPGYNALRTTLLQKKRAHVERLLKPIKDSWLENGVSIVSDGWSDPQRRPLINIMAVSDGGPVFVKAIDGSGEFKDKHYIAGVLKDAIKEIGHEKVVQVITDNANVMKSAGALIEGEYPKIFWTPCVVHTLNLVLKNICAAKNTEKNEVTYEECSSITRIADDASFIRVFIMNHSMRLAMFNEFSPLKLLQVADTRFASIVVMLKMLKLIKRCLQAMAISEQWASYREDREDDVGKAVKVKDMILSDLWWDKVDYILEFTAPIYDMLRVADTDKPCLHLVYEM, from the exons ATGGATGAAGTTACTAGCACAGAAACTTCATCTCAAGAAGTGCCAAATGCTGAATGTCCTCTTTGGCAGTATGTGACTAAAGTAGAAAAACCACCGGGTGCTGCCATTAAAAAAGGGGGAAACACATACTTTAAGTGCAACTATTGTGGTGTGGTTTATTTGGGATCCTATTCTAGGGTTAAgactcatttattaaaaattgcTAATAAAG GCCGTGGGCCTATACCTATTTCCCCATTTCGGAGACAGGAAGGGAGTGATAGTACAAATCCGGTTGATGGTAAGAGGAGGAAGGTGGCTGGGATTTCTCCTATTGAGAAAGCATTCCAGAATACTACTAGATATGAATTGGATAGTAGAATTGCTAGGATTTTTTACACTGGTGGGCTTCCATTTAACTTTGCAAGGAACCCATATTATCGTAATTTCTATGCATATGCTGCTACCCATAACATCCCAGGTTATGTTCCTCCTGGATATAATGCCTTGAGAACAAcacttttgcaaaaaaaaagagCTCATGTTGAAAGACTCTTGAAACCAATTAAGGATTCTTGGCTTGAAAATGGTGTAAGCATAGTTTCTGATGGATGGTCAGATCCACAAAGAAGGcctcttattaatattatggcTGTATCAGATGGGGGTCCGGTGTTTGTAAAGGCAATTGATGGGTCAGGTGAGTTCAAAGACAAACATTATATTGCTGGGGTGTTAAAGGATGCTATAAAAGAGATTGGACATGAAAAAGTTGTCCAAGTCATCACtgataatgctaatgtgatgaaATCTGCTGGAGCTCTTATTGAAGGTGAGtatcctaaaatattttggacaccCTGTGTTGTCCACACTCTCAATCTAGTTTTGAAGAATATTTGTGCAGCAAAAAACACTGAAAAGAATGAAGTTACATATGAGGAATGTAGTTCGATTACACGTATTGCTGATGATGCATCTTTCATACGTGTTTTTATTATGAACCATTCAATGAGGTTGGCAATGTTTAATGAATTTAGTCCATTAAAATTGCTCCAAGTTGCTGATACTAGATTTGCTTCAATTGTTGTAATGCTGAAAATgttgaagttgataaaaagatGCCTTCAAGCCATGGCTATTAGTGAGCAATGGGCTTCTTATAGGGAGGATAGGGAGGATGATGTTGGAAAAGCTGTAAAGGTGAAAGATATGATTCTAAGTGATCTTTGGTGGGATAAAGTTGACTATATCCTTGAATTCACAGCACCTATTTATGATATGTTACGAGTAGCCGACACAGATAAGCCTTGTCTTCATCTTGTGTATGAGATGTGA